One Synergistota bacterium DNA window includes the following coding sequences:
- a CDS encoding prepilin-type N-terminal cleavage/methylation domain-containing protein, which yields MKRSFTLMEVLIATLILALVGVGALSLITQSVSLIKESQDVLNATLLGENIATRDLLGLLPRWKIEGEQGIFKWKREIFPTQLPRIKLCKYTISWEGRKIEFVLVKEQ from the coding sequence ATGAAGAGATCATTTACCCTTATGGAAGTCCTAATTGCAACCTTAATACTTGCTCTTGTTGGAGTCGGAGCACTGAGTTTGATAACGCAAAGCGTTTCTTTAATCAAAGAGTCTCAGGATGTACTTAATGCGACTCTGCTGGGAGAGAATATAGCCACAAGGGATCTTCTGGGTCTTCTTCCGCGGTGGAAGATTGAGGGGGAGCAGGGTATCTTTAAGTGGAAAAGGGAAATTTTCCCCACACAGTTACCTCGTATAAAGCTGTGCAAATATACTATAAGTTGGGAGGGAAGAAAGATTGAATTCGTCCTCGTTAAGGAGCAGTAA
- the rfbD gene encoding dTDP-4-dehydrorhamnose reductase, with protein MAKIAIIGSTGQLGSELLSELGERAIPLSHEDIEITDHEGTQEVLLSLSPSVIINTAAYHKVDLCEENPLKTFEVNTIALKNLVEISNELNSLLVYISTDYVFDGAKSSPYSEEDIPNPLNVYGLSKYAGEILLRNHAHSYLIVRVASLFGKGGSKLKGGNFVRTILRKASSGEDLRVVNDIVMSPTYAKDASKAIVKLIGKGRVGIYHVVNSGYCTWYEFAKEIVRLGGYNVVIEAISSSELPMKAKRPSFSALSNEKLKRDIGFEMPHWKDALSRYLEEVVL; from the coding sequence ATGGCTAAGATAGCTATTATAGGCTCAACAGGTCAGCTTGGAAGCGAGCTTTTAAGCGAGCTTGGTGAGCGAGCGATACCTTTAAGCCACGAGGATATAGAGATAACCGATCATGAGGGTACTCAGGAAGTTCTTTTATCGCTTTCTCCCTCCGTGATTATAAACACCGCGGCCTATCACAAGGTTGATCTCTGCGAGGAAAACCCATTAAAAACCTTTGAGGTTAACACGATAGCTTTAAAGAACCTGGTAGAGATCTCTAATGAGCTTAACTCTCTTTTGGTTTATATTTCTACCGACTATGTATTCGATGGAGCTAAGAGCTCGCCTTATTCTGAAGAAGATATTCCCAATCCTTTGAACGTTTATGGGTTATCCAAGTATGCTGGTGAAATTCTTTTAAGAAACCACGCCCATAGCTATCTTATAGTGAGGGTGGCAAGCTTATTCGGAAAAGGAGGTTCCAAGTTAAAGGGCGGTAACTTCGTTCGCACTATACTTAGGAAGGCCTCTTCTGGTGAGGATCTGAGAGTAGTAAACGATATAGTTATGAGTCCAACTTATGCTAAGGATGCTTCTAAGGCTATAGTGAAACTTATTGGAAAGGGAAGAGTGGGAATTTATCATGTTGTTAATAGCGGGTATTGCACTTGGTATGAGTTTGCTAAGGAGATAGTGAGACTTGGTGGATACAATGTGGTAATTGAGGCGATAAGCTCCAGTGAGCTTCCGATGAAAGCTAAGCGCCCTTCTTTTTCGGCTTTGTCAAATGAGAAATTAAAGAGAGATATCGGTTTTGAGATGCCGCATTGGAAGGATGCGTTAAGCAGGTATTTAGAAGAAGTTGTGTTATAA
- a CDS encoding dTDP-4-dehydrorhamnose 3,5-epimerase family protein, with protein sequence MKEVKQVGRWNEASIKDVKLLPLKVNVDERGYLIEILRMDWGVMEKFAQVYIVGNFARGVIRAFHKHEKLWDYFFISHGSAKFMLIDDREDSPTYLHLNRFVLSERNPHLLVVPPGVYHGWMSLEDDTQMISIASELYNYEKPDEVRIDPYTFGDLWTVKGR encoded by the coding sequence GTGAAAGAGGTAAAACAGGTAGGCAGGTGGAATGAGGCGAGCATAAAGGATGTAAAGCTTTTACCTCTTAAGGTGAACGTGGATGAGCGTGGTTATTTAATAGAGATATTGAGGATGGACTGGGGCGTTATGGAGAAATTTGCGCAGGTTTACATAGTGGGGAACTTTGCTCGTGGCGTTATAAGAGCGTTTCACAAGCATGAGAAACTCTGGGATTACTTTTTTATATCCCATGGTTCCGCGAAGTTCATGCTCATTGATGACAGGGAGGATAGTCCGACCTATCTTCACTTAAACAGGTTTGTTCTTTCCGAGAGGAATCCGCATCTACTTGTGGTTCCTCCTGGCGTTTATCATGGTTGGATGAGCTTGGAGGACGACACTCAGATGATAAGCATAGCGAGTGAGCTTTACAATTATGAGAAGCCTGACGAGGTCAGAATAGATCCTTATACCTTTGGGGATCTGTGGACGGTGAAAGGGAGATAG
- a CDS encoding SDR family oxidoreductase: MGSKVLVVGGAGYVGSVLVRELLERGYAVRVLDRLYFGDHGIKEVMDRIELVIGDMRTVDERIFEDVMAVINLGGLSNDPTAEYNPKANYEMNTEATYKLAVLAKKNGVRRYILASSCSIYDRGVFDEKADVVLDEESPVYPKAAYSTSKLKAEEKIRELIDDSFSPVFLRKGTIYGFSPRMRYDLVVNAFVKDALSKGYLTVFYGGEMWRPLVDVRDACRAYIACLQVPEESIKGQIINIAYRNFRISELGLRVRETLRELGYDVDIKPDYTYRGVRSYRVSAEKAYKLLNWKPEVTVEDSVKDMVEKIQRYGYTDFSNPRYYNIGWMKLLEEAQRIISITGSVFEAGSESQDG, encoded by the coding sequence ATGGGCAGTAAGGTACTCGTTGTTGGAGGAGCTGGTTATGTAGGGAGCGTGCTTGTGAGAGAGCTTTTAGAGAGAGGATATGCCGTCAGGGTGTTAGATAGGCTTTACTTTGGGGATCATGGAATAAAAGAGGTGATGGATCGAATTGAGCTGGTAATAGGCGATATGAGGACGGTTGACGAGAGGATCTTTGAGGATGTCATGGCTGTGATAAACCTCGGGGGGTTATCTAACGATCCGACGGCGGAGTATAATCCGAAGGCTAACTATGAGATGAACACGGAGGCTACCTATAAGCTTGCGGTATTAGCTAAGAAAAACGGCGTGAGAAGATATATCCTTGCTTCAAGCTGTTCCATATACGACAGAGGAGTATTTGATGAGAAGGCTGATGTCGTGCTTGATGAGGAATCACCCGTTTATCCCAAGGCTGCTTATTCCACTTCAAAGCTCAAGGCGGAGGAGAAGATAAGAGAGCTTATAGATGATAGCTTTTCACCTGTTTTCTTGAGGAAAGGCACCATATACGGCTTTTCTCCTCGTATGAGATACGATCTTGTTGTTAACGCCTTTGTAAAGGATGCTTTAAGCAAGGGGTATCTCACCGTATTTTACGGAGGCGAGATGTGGAGGCCTCTCGTTGATGTGAGGGATGCATGTAGAGCTTACATAGCCTGCCTTCAGGTTCCTGAGGAGAGCATAAAAGGTCAGATAATAAACATAGCGTATCGTAATTTCAGGATATCTGAGCTTGGTTTAAGGGTGAGAGAGACCTTAAGGGAATTGGGCTACGATGTTGACATAAAGCCTGATTATACTTACAGGGGAGTAAGAAGCTACAGGGTTTCAGCTGAAAAAGCCTATAAACTTTTAAATTGGAAGCCGGAGGTAACTGTTGAAGATTCCGTCAAAGATATGGTTGAGAAGATACAGAGATATGGATACACTGATTTCAGCAATCCTCGCTATTACAACATAGGTTGGATGAAGCTACTTGAAGAAGCCCAGCGGATAATATCCATAACCGGCTCTGTTTTCGAAGCTGGGAGTGAGAGTCAAGATGGCTAA
- a CDS encoding glycosyltransferase: MVSSPKVCVLVLNWNGWQDTIECLRSLLESDYPNMEIVVLDNGSTDDSIERIKNWFEETFSIACVICDRKALKGIDFRNHDLMIVDIGENLGYAGGNNVGIEYALSRDDVKYIWILNNDTVVAGDALSLMIKLAESGDKIGLVGAKVLFYDSPDVIQCLGGTDYIRWNGFGKPIARGEKEEKFTDSFEIKGYVYGACLLLKKEVLENIGMFDEAYFLQTEETDLCFRAKQCGWKQVCCSRAKIWHKEGKATGKEDEGSLRYYVIGRYYNRRNYIYFLKKHLRNYLKHGIINLLLSSLKVFKHAMICPSHFQDTLIEFFFSIWGLFDGLRGNMGKTLDPAEFDNKNGGEGKTKKMEDLWEAIEEFREQFNRLVSAQKVAIFGASSGGKKALAFLKKLRKKVVCFFDNDPSKWGKRVGGIEVLSPSSIEGIAPDLIVVASSTGEGEIVTQLTEGGYEDKVMIIGFLELILWSKELFELFREIYDYVRELNAQA; encoded by the coding sequence ATGGTCTCTTCCCCAAAGGTCTGCGTTTTAGTCCTAAATTGGAATGGATGGCAAGATACTATAGAGTGCCTTAGAAGTTTGCTTGAAAGCGATTATCCTAATATGGAGATAGTTGTGCTGGATAACGGTTCTACTGATGACTCCATAGAAAGGATAAAGAACTGGTTTGAGGAGACCTTTTCTATAGCCTGCGTGATTTGTGATCGGAAAGCATTGAAAGGTATAGACTTTAGGAATCACGATTTGATGATAGTGGACATTGGCGAAAATTTGGGGTATGCAGGGGGGAACAACGTAGGGATAGAGTATGCTCTATCAAGGGATGATGTGAAATATATATGGATACTCAATAATGATACAGTGGTTGCAGGAGATGCGTTGTCTCTTATGATTAAGTTGGCTGAGTCTGGCGATAAAATCGGATTAGTGGGAGCAAAAGTGCTTTTTTATGATAGCCCTGATGTTATTCAGTGTTTGGGAGGAACTGACTATATAAGGTGGAACGGTTTTGGTAAGCCTATAGCCAGAGGAGAAAAAGAGGAGAAATTTACGGACAGCTTTGAAATAAAAGGCTATGTATATGGGGCGTGTCTTTTGCTTAAAAAAGAGGTACTTGAGAACATAGGGATGTTTGACGAGGCTTATTTCCTTCAAACCGAGGAAACGGATTTATGTTTTAGAGCTAAACAGTGTGGGTGGAAGCAAGTTTGCTGTAGCCGTGCTAAGATATGGCATAAGGAGGGAAAAGCTACTGGGAAAGAAGATGAAGGGTCACTAAGGTACTATGTTATTGGTAGATATTATAACAGAAGGAATTACATCTATTTTTTAAAAAAGCATCTTCGGAACTATTTAAAACATGGCATTATCAATCTGCTTCTGTCTTCGCTAAAAGTATTCAAACATGCCATGATCTGCCCTTCTCATTTTCAAGATACTTTAATTGAGTTTTTTTTCTCAATTTGGGGTTTATTTGATGGTCTGCGAGGTAATATGGGGAAAACTCTGGATCCTGCTGAATTTGATAATAAAAATGGAGGTGAAGGAAAAACAAAGAAAATGGAGGATTTGTGGGAAGCTATAGAAGAATTTAGAGAACAGTTCAACCGCCTTGTAAGCGCGCAAAAGGTAGCTATATTCGGAGCGTCCAGTGGGGGAAAAAAAGCCTTGGCTTTTTTAAAGAAACTGAGGAAAAAGGTTGTTTGTTTCTTTGATAACGATCCTTCGAAGTGGGGAAAGAGGGTAGGGGGGATTGAGGTCTTGTCTCCTTCAAGTATTGAAGGAATTGCCCCTGATTTGATAGTTGTAGCTTCATCAACGGGAGAAGGGGAAATCGTTACGCAGTTAACTGAAGGCGGTTATGAGGATAAAGTAATGATTATCGGATTTCTCGAGCTAATTTTATGGAGCAAAGAGCTCTTTGAGCTCTTCAGAGAAATCTATGACTATGTGCGTGAGCTGAATGCGCAGGCTTAA
- a CDS encoding glycosyltransferase family 2 protein, with translation MELKKGISAIVHTFNEEHNIRNCLESVKWADEIVIIDMYSEDKTVEIAREYTDKIYFFERKGYADPARQFGIDQASCKWILIVDADEMIPKRLSQRLKEIAEKDEADVVYIPRRNFLFGKPLKGGVVGDSSSNDTEVF, from the coding sequence ATGGAGTTGAAGAAGGGCATTTCTGCGATAGTTCATACCTTTAACGAGGAGCATAATATTCGAAATTGCTTGGAGAGCGTTAAGTGGGCTGATGAAATAGTAATAATAGACATGTATAGTGAAGATAAAACCGTTGAGATAGCAAGGGAATATACTGACAAAATATATTTCTTTGAGAGAAAGGGGTATGCGGATCCCGCGCGTCAATTTGGGATTGACCAGGCTTCTTGTAAGTGGATACTGATAGTTGATGCGGATGAAATGATACCTAAAAGGCTTAGCCAGAGACTCAAAGAAATAGCTGAAAAAGATGAGGCTGACGTAGTTTATATTCCTCGAAGAAATTTTCTCTTTGGTAAACCCCTGAAGGGGGGGGTGGTGGGGGACTCTTCAAGTAATGATACCGAGGTTTTTTAA
- a CDS encoding sulfotransferase family 2 domain-containing protein yields MSFYSLEGEKIVFLHLPKVGGTTLKAFFSKFYSLEDIIHFNCFIPKIYDFTKTLLKDFKYKKLIMGHFPLLVDPSSLKDAKFITFLREPVKRSLSWYCFSLVSQGVDVAPPKDVRENPELWPDNIQTRLLCGKLEGTLSEADLERAKRNLSQFFFVGLTERFDESLLILQKLLNLREVYYGVKRNVTKVTIPVGDLPKEVLKQIEEINGYDTEIYNLARKLFNERFKEYKDEILAELSEFRENNQGMLGWLASSYLDLLNRVRCARVSFLFSLAKRFAEDGKGEEALAFLRKGIYLSWGIHVNGPLFLYNEASVWESLGELEKAKGIFRIVADHPWRIDALKGGACYHLGCIALREGDKALAKEYLQRCLSFEPNHEGAKRLLIELGG; encoded by the coding sequence ATGTCTTTTTACTCTCTTGAAGGCGAAAAGATAGTCTTTCTGCATCTTCCTAAGGTTGGAGGCACTACTTTAAAGGCATTTTTTTCAAAGTTTTATTCATTGGAAGATATAATCCATTTTAATTGTTTTATACCTAAGATTTATGACTTCACGAAGACTTTGCTAAAAGATTTTAAGTACAAGAAGCTCATTATGGGACATTTTCCTCTTTTAGTTGATCCAAGTAGCTTGAAAGACGCAAAGTTTATTACTTTTTTGAGAGAGCCTGTAAAGAGAAGCCTATCTTGGTATTGTTTTTCTCTTGTTTCTCAAGGAGTAGATGTGGCTCCTCCCAAAGATGTTAGGGAAAATCCAGAACTATGGCCGGACAATATTCAAACAAGGCTGCTTTGTGGTAAGTTGGAGGGGACACTATCTGAAGCTGATTTAGAAAGGGCAAAACGTAATTTAAGTCAATTCTTTTTCGTTGGTTTAACGGAGAGATTTGACGAGTCCCTCCTCATTTTACAAAAGCTTTTGAATCTCAGGGAAGTTTATTATGGCGTCAAGCGTAATGTTACGAAGGTTACAATCCCGGTGGGTGATTTGCCTAAAGAAGTTTTAAAGCAAATAGAGGAAATCAATGGCTATGATACAGAAATTTACAACTTGGCACGCAAGCTGTTTAACGAAAGATTTAAAGAATATAAGGATGAAATATTGGCAGAACTGAGTGAATTCAGAGAAAATAATCAGGGTATGCTTGGGTGGCTGGCATCAAGTTATTTGGATCTTTTAAATCGTGTGAGATGCGCAAGAGTTTCTTTCTTGTTTAGTCTTGCAAAGCGTTTTGCTGAAGATGGGAAAGGAGAAGAAGCACTTGCTTTCTTGAGAAAAGGGATTTATCTTAGTTGGGGTATACATGTGAATGGCCCTCTTTTCCTTTATAATGAAGCTTCTGTTTGGGAATCACTGGGGGAGTTGGAGAAGGCGAAGGGTATTTTTAGAATCGTTGCCGACCATCCTTGGAGAATAGATGCTTTGAAGGGGGGAGCTTGTTATCATCTTGGATGTATAGCTCTGCGGGAGGGAGACAAAGCTTTAGCGAAGGAATACCTGCAGAGATGTTTGTCTTTCGAACCTAATCATGAGGGAGCTAAAAGGCTTCTTATCGAGCTTGGGGGTTGA
- a CDS encoding glycosyltransferase family 4 protein, with amino-acid sequence MKVLFCIRKDWRTAPGGDVIQMLGTKEAMEKQFDIKIYVEGNPFMVANYNNVSIVHVFNIQNIDVTLSFIESAKAIGKKVILSPIFWNLSHACFVNTLALIGIFDLSPKFYFCERLHRNFAQVFSEIGTRFYYFSAAYKYKVRKALNLVDMLLPNSIEEKRIIEHTFDMKVKKCRIVLNAVDKRVFNHKSHRQSCENSKKEVICVARIEPVKNQISIIRALEDLKDIKVILVGRPKEEDRYYYESLLWIARERGNVEIIENHLDHQALSELYRKANVHVLPSFRESPGLSTLEALCCGLNVVISDREFLPVDTYFKDLLDKHVFMCNPYDPSSIRKAVLMALESPPPKDLISDYIADWEMTARETYKAYLEVLEEAFEGC; translated from the coding sequence ATGAAGGTACTTTTCTGTATTAGAAAAGACTGGCGTACTGCTCCTGGTGGGGATGTAATTCAGATGTTGGGCACTAAAGAAGCTATGGAAAAACAGTTTGATATAAAAATCTATGTGGAAGGTAATCCCTTTATGGTGGCTAATTATAATAATGTAAGTATAGTACATGTTTTCAATATTCAGAATATAGACGTAACTCTTAGCTTTATAGAATCGGCAAAAGCTATTGGGAAAAAAGTAATACTTTCTCCTATTTTTTGGAATTTGTCTCACGCATGTTTTGTAAATACCTTAGCTTTGATAGGAATCTTTGATCTTTCTCCTAAGTTCTACTTTTGTGAAAGGTTACATAGGAATTTTGCACAAGTGTTTAGTGAAATCGGAACGAGGTTTTATTATTTTTCAGCTGCTTATAAATATAAAGTAAGAAAAGCTCTTAACTTAGTGGATATGCTTTTGCCAAATTCTATTGAGGAAAAGAGAATTATAGAGCACACATTTGATATGAAGGTTAAAAAATGCAGGATTGTTTTAAACGCGGTAGATAAAAGAGTTTTCAACCATAAATCTCATAGGCAAAGCTGTGAGAATTCTAAGAAAGAAGTTATATGCGTTGCAAGGATAGAACCGGTGAAGAATCAAATATCAATAATTAGAGCCCTTGAAGATCTTAAAGATATAAAGGTGATCTTGGTAGGAAGACCGAAAGAGGAAGACAGATATTATTATGAATCACTTCTTTGGATTGCACGGGAACGAGGGAATGTTGAAATTATAGAGAACCACCTCGATCATCAAGCTCTTTCAGAGCTATATAGAAAAGCAAATGTTCATGTTTTACCTTCTTTTCGAGAAAGTCCTGGATTAAGCACGTTAGAGGCTCTTTGTTGCGGACTCAATGTGGTTATTTCTGATAGAGAATTTTTACCGGTGGATACATATTTTAAGGACCTTTTAGATAAGCACGTTTTTATGTGTAATCCATATGATCCATCGTCTATTAGAAAGGCTGTCTTAATGGCATTGGAGTCCCCTCCCCCCAAGGATTTGATTTCAGATTATATAGCTGATTGGGAAATGACAGCTCGGGAAACTTATAAAGCATATTTGGAGGTTTTAGAGGAGGCATTTGAGGGATGCTAA
- a CDS encoding sulfotransferase family 2 domain-containing protein, whose translation MVLIFLHIPKTGGSSLLWILQRHYRLEEVFHDTVFQKAGDCFLNDKKFLHGHFKYGIHELLKLRNYKYISLLRNPVYRVFSHYFYAREQMFMNDREFRDQDLVSWLEKNKSWVSNLQTAYISGEDHVDLKALRKAKDNLKKDFLFIGITELFDESLLILRKLLGLKDIYYGLPRNATQFKHLMERANEDLFLEVERVNRYDMELYEYAKDLLMEHIKNYGSDFSRDLEEFRKRNRGKEGILAHALDVGLREVRRGRVIALFRIAQVFAMRGEREKALAICDRARRLGWGLITMEPDFIYLEAGVYRLLRIFKKAEELYIGLAKDEGIDTPIRGKSYYYLGEIYLEEGKREEALEAFKSCLELYPGHAKAYIRLKELDL comes from the coding sequence TTGGTTCTTATATTTTTGCATATTCCCAAAACAGGTGGCTCATCGCTTTTATGGATCCTTCAGAGGCACTATAGATTAGAAGAGGTATTTCACGATACCGTTTTTCAGAAGGCTGGTGATTGCTTTTTAAACGATAAGAAATTTCTACATGGGCACTTTAAATATGGCATTCACGAGCTCCTAAAGCTTAGGAATTATAAGTATATTTCTTTGCTCAGAAATCCGGTATATAGGGTTTTTTCTCATTATTTTTATGCCAGGGAGCAGATGTTTATGAATGACAGAGAATTCCGAGATCAGGACTTGGTAAGTTGGCTTGAGAAGAACAAATCTTGGGTGTCTAATCTTCAAACCGCTTATATAAGTGGAGAAGATCACGTGGATTTAAAGGCGCTGAGGAAAGCTAAGGACAATCTGAAAAAGGATTTTTTATTTATAGGTATAACTGAGCTTTTCGATGAAAGCTTGTTAATCTTGAGGAAACTCCTTGGTTTAAAGGATATTTATTACGGTTTGCCAAGGAACGCGACTCAGTTTAAACACCTTATGGAGCGAGCTAATGAGGATCTTTTTCTGGAAGTGGAAAGAGTGAACCGGTATGATATGGAGCTTTACGAGTATGCTAAGGATCTTTTGATGGAACATATAAAAAATTACGGGAGCGATTTTTCGCGCGATTTAGAAGAATTTAGGAAAAGAAATAGAGGAAAGGAGGGTATATTGGCTCACGCTTTAGATGTAGGCCTGAGGGAGGTAAGACGTGGAAGAGTAATTGCGTTGTTCAGAATAGCGCAGGTGTTTGCGATGAGAGGTGAAAGGGAAAAAGCATTAGCTATCTGTGATAGAGCGAGAAGGTTGGGTTGGGGACTAATCACGATGGAGCCTGATTTTATCTATTTAGAAGCCGGCGTTTATAGACTTCTTAGGATATTTAAAAAGGCGGAGGAGCTTTATATTGGTCTTGCGAAGGACGAAGGTATCGATACTCCTATCAGGGGTAAATCCTATTATTACCTTGGGGAAATTTATCTTGAAGAGGGTAAACGTGAAGAGGCGTTAGAAGCATTTAAGAGTTGCCTTGAGCTCTATCCAGGACATGCTAAAGCTTATATAAGGCTTAAGGAGTTAGACCTATGA